The following proteins are co-located in the Shouchella hunanensis genome:
- a CDS encoding SDR family NAD(P)-dependent oxidoreductase, whose protein sequence is MKDVMVITGASRGLGKALTLHYAKQGYRLGICARNEEEVMKVKEEAIALGAEVVAVRADVANAKDVDRFVSVVEATFGTIDILLNNASIFGPGPQLLADYDEHMFQDVLHTNVLNPFLMTKRSLATMLTNDRGLIISITSAAGQTGFAEWGAYGVSKFAVEGLMQTWADELSETETEVCLVDPGEMNTAMHDIAVPNCDYPLLEPEELLPLFDHIIQHRGTVNGKRFDIDSFLEEAGQ, encoded by the coding sequence ATGAAAGACGTTATGGTGATTACAGGAGCATCAAGAGGGCTTGGAAAAGCACTAACCCTTCATTATGCGAAACAAGGGTATCGATTAGGAATCTGTGCTCGAAACGAAGAAGAGGTGATGAAGGTAAAAGAAGAAGCGATTGCTTTAGGAGCGGAAGTCGTGGCGGTTCGTGCTGATGTCGCGAACGCAAAGGATGTGGATCGGTTTGTGTCTGTCGTTGAAGCCACGTTCGGAACAATTGATATTTTACTGAACAATGCGTCGATCTTTGGTCCAGGACCACAGCTACTAGCTGATTACGATGAACACATGTTTCAAGACGTGCTTCACACGAATGTACTCAACCCATTTCTAATGACAAAACGAAGCCTTGCGACCATGTTAACAAATGACCGTGGGCTGATCATTTCCATTACGTCTGCTGCTGGTCAGACCGGGTTTGCTGAATGGGGTGCGTACGGGGTATCTAAGTTTGCAGTGGAAGGTTTGATGCAAACATGGGCAGATGAACTATCAGAAACCGAGACAGAGGTTTGTTTAGTTGATCCTGGTGAAATGAATACTGCCATGCACGACATTGCCGTTCCCAATTGCGATTATCCTTTACTAGAACCAGAAGAGCTGTTGCCGCTATTTGATCACATCATCCAACATCGTGGCACAGTCAACGGAAAGCGGTTTGACATTGATTCGTTCTTAGAGGAGGCAGGGCAATGA
- a CDS encoding S-adenosylmethionine:tRNA ribosyltransferase-isomerase, which translates to MTNLVSFHEAFSLPAHLHANTPAEHRGNDRSDVKLLHTERKSGRIQDHTLTDLTELLQPNDLLLFNRSRTIPAQLVSETDNVTVRLARQLTETSWEALILGKDKTVVQLQDGVTLHVQGDGSEAPLKRVTFHGLHEPVLSFLHKYGEPIRYEYINTPWSLESYQTVFASVPGSIEMPSAGRAFSWKLIHQLKQNHIQVGFLTLHAGISYYEDNQWPDPLHHPEAYMIPAETITAIHEAKARGGRIIAVGTTVVRAVESYAKNKHSHQGAWKDTTNLFIQRETPLQLVDGLLSGLHEPHSSHLELLRAFLPDDALLSSYQHALQNNYLWHEFGDVHLML; encoded by the coding sequence ATGACCAATCTTGTTTCGTTCCATGAGGCATTCTCGTTGCCAGCGCATCTTCACGCCAATACGCCTGCTGAGCATCGTGGAAACGATCGTTCCGACGTGAAGCTCCTTCATACCGAGCGGAAGAGCGGACGCATTCAAGACCACACGTTAACCGACCTCACTGAGCTCTTACAGCCGAATGATCTGCTTCTCTTCAATCGCAGCCGAACGATTCCAGCTCAGCTCGTAAGTGAAACCGACAACGTAACCGTTCGATTAGCTCGACAACTAACCGAAACCAGTTGGGAAGCACTCATTCTTGGTAAAGACAAGACTGTGGTTCAACTTCAAGACGGAGTGACGCTTCATGTTCAAGGAGATGGCAGTGAAGCCCCGTTAAAGCGTGTGACCTTTCATGGCCTGCACGAACCGGTTCTGTCGTTTCTCCATAAATACGGGGAGCCGATTCGGTATGAATACATCAACACCCCTTGGTCATTGGAGTCATACCAAACCGTATTTGCGTCTGTGCCTGGTTCCATTGAAATGCCTTCAGCTGGGCGAGCCTTTTCGTGGAAGCTGATTCATCAATTAAAACAAAACCATATTCAAGTGGGCTTCCTTACGCTGCATGCAGGCATTAGTTACTACGAAGACAACCAATGGCCAGACCCTTTGCATCACCCTGAGGCTTATATGATTCCAGCAGAAACGATTACAGCGATTCATGAAGCCAAAGCACGCGGGGGACGAATCATCGCAGTCGGCACAACGGTGGTGCGCGCAGTCGAATCGTATGCAAAAAACAAGCATTCACATCAAGGAGCTTGGAAGGACACAACCAATTTGTTCATTCAACGAGAAACGCCCTTACAGCTCGTAGATGGGTTGCTTTCCGGCTTACACGAACCACACTCTAGTCATCTCGAATTATTACGCGCGTTTTTGCCCGATGACGCACTACTGTCAAGCTACCAGCACGCCTTACAAAACAACTACCTCTGGCATGAATTTGGCGATGTCCACCTCATGCTGTAA
- a CDS encoding VOC family protein — translation MFTTHHIGINVHDLEETLSFYKRLLDATLVERMALNGEVLAFIRIGKTLIELVDSGQDKEEDSSASSIHLAFQTNNLTDAIDRFQAQQIKLEEGPYHLENGWKAVYFRGINNELIELIECPSTKDYA, via the coding sequence ATGTTCACAACACATCACATTGGCATAAACGTACACGACCTAGAAGAAACGCTTTCCTTTTACAAACGCTTGCTTGACGCTACGCTAGTCGAACGAATGGCATTAAACGGCGAAGTGCTTGCGTTTATCCGAATTGGCAAAACCTTGATCGAACTCGTCGATTCAGGGCAAGACAAAGAGGAGGATTCATCCGCCTCCTCCATCCATCTTGCTTTTCAAACAAACAACCTCACAGACGCCATCGATCGCTTTCAAGCCCAACAGATAAAGCTAGAAGAAGGCCCCTATCATCTAGAAAACGGCTGGAAAGCGGTATACTTCCGGGGCATCAACAACGAATTAATTGAACTGATTGAATGCCCATCTACAAAAGACTATGCTTAA
- a CDS encoding response regulator, with translation MKVMIVDDHTVVRKGLVFYLNTIEDMEIVGEANNGEEALQKLKTVQPDLILMDLFMPKLNGMEATNQIKALYPHVKILVLSSFSDKDHVIPALQAGADGYQLKDIDPEQLVETMRAVLNGENKLHDKVTKFVLNRIATPMSEEEQAIELLTKREREVLVEIASGYSNKEIADRLGITEKTVKTHLSHVFSKLHVSDRTQAALFAVKHSLL, from the coding sequence ATGAAGGTGATGATTGTGGACGATCATACGGTTGTCCGAAAAGGGTTAGTGTTTTATTTGAATACCATCGAAGATATGGAGATTGTCGGTGAGGCAAATAATGGGGAAGAGGCACTCCAGAAGCTGAAAACCGTTCAGCCTGATTTGATTTTAATGGATTTGTTTATGCCGAAATTAAATGGCATGGAAGCGACGAACCAGATAAAAGCTCTCTATCCTCATGTGAAGATCTTAGTGTTGAGCTCGTTTTCTGATAAGGATCATGTGATTCCGGCTTTACAGGCTGGTGCAGATGGTTATCAGTTAAAAGACATCGATCCAGAACAATTAGTGGAAACGATGCGTGCGGTCTTAAACGGTGAAAATAAGCTGCATGATAAAGTAACGAAATTCGTGCTCAACCGGATTGCGACGCCAATGTCTGAGGAAGAGCAGGCAATCGAACTCCTAACGAAACGAGAGCGGGAAGTGCTCGTGGAGATTGCTTCAGGCTATAGCAATAAAGAAATTGCCGATCGGTTAGGGATTACAGAAAAAACGGTGAAAACCCATCTATCTCATGTGTTTTCCAAGCTGCACGTCAGCGACCGGACACAGGCGGCTTTGTTTGCGGTTAAGCATAGTCTTTTGTAG
- a CDS encoding GAF domain-containing sensor histidine kinase, which yields MNSIETLKEIAKTLNEGERIEDILQAVLVSLLETTGLKTGWIFLVSPQGKQRLVAQVGLPVGLMHQTCAPLKEGSCYCVNKYNNGELHEPINIMNCKRLKLAVENDWGDTGGLSRHATIPIKAGSESLGLINIASPSIDTFSRNELELFETVAYQIGATIKRLNAYIEEQKQTALLSQLGKYLAFQRDVANEDDYLATVGETLQAFFGWKGVRFFYNEWSTFSGEEGDASKTIRLPFDQHLLELCVYDEGLSAGVESVLYEVLTHISLQLKQFELNRQQQQLWRREERNRLARDLHDSVNQLLFSLILHAKGLERQLEDGDVKATVAHVHELGNQALVELKELIKQLRPEGLESGLAAKVEAYARLIGLTVVVEVEGLKKIAEPLEVCVWRLIQEGLNNCQKHAKTKDVVVRLMFGSEAVTVQIVDQGIGFDPDTVRKGMGFVNIKERVQEMGGTVTIVSARHQGTTVNISIPLVQGDNV from the coding sequence ATGAACAGTATCGAGACGTTAAAAGAAATTGCGAAAACGTTAAATGAAGGGGAACGAATTGAAGACATTTTACAAGCGGTATTAGTCTCTCTTCTTGAAACGACTGGGCTTAAAACGGGCTGGATCTTTCTTGTATCGCCACAAGGGAAGCAGCGATTGGTGGCTCAAGTAGGGTTGCCGGTAGGGTTGATGCACCAAACGTGCGCGCCTCTTAAAGAGGGTAGCTGTTATTGTGTGAATAAATACAACAACGGGGAGCTTCATGAACCGATTAATATTATGAATTGTAAGCGATTAAAGCTTGCTGTAGAGAACGACTGGGGCGATACAGGGGGTCTGTCTCGGCATGCGACGATCCCCATTAAAGCGGGAAGCGAGTCTCTTGGGTTAATCAATATCGCGTCGCCGTCTATTGATACGTTTTCCCGGAATGAATTGGAATTGTTTGAAACGGTGGCGTATCAAATTGGAGCAACGATTAAGCGGTTGAATGCGTATATTGAGGAACAGAAGCAGACGGCTTTGCTTTCTCAGCTTGGAAAGTATCTCGCTTTTCAACGGGATGTGGCGAACGAGGACGATTATTTGGCAACGGTTGGGGAGACTTTACAGGCGTTTTTTGGATGGAAGGGCGTTCGGTTTTTCTACAATGAGTGGTCGACGTTCTCTGGGGAAGAAGGGGATGCGAGCAAGACGATACGCTTGCCGTTTGACCAGCATCTGCTTGAGCTGTGTGTGTATGATGAAGGGTTATCGGCTGGGGTCGAGTCGGTGCTGTATGAGGTGCTAACACATATTTCCCTGCAATTGAAGCAGTTTGAGTTGAATCGGCAGCAACAACAGCTATGGCGGCGTGAGGAACGGAATCGCCTTGCTCGGGACTTGCATGACAGTGTGAATCAATTGTTATTTTCCCTGATCTTGCATGCGAAAGGGTTAGAGCGGCAGTTAGAGGATGGGGACGTGAAAGCGACGGTTGCCCATGTTCATGAGCTCGGCAATCAAGCTCTTGTGGAATTAAAAGAGTTAATTAAACAGCTTCGTCCAGAAGGGTTGGAGTCTGGGCTTGCGGCAAAGGTTGAAGCGTATGCGCGTTTAATTGGCTTAACTGTTGTAGTAGAAGTAGAAGGATTAAAGAAAATCGCTGAGCCATTGGAAGTGTGCGTGTGGCGTTTGATACAAGAGGGGTTAAACAACTGCCAGAAGCATGCGAAGACAAAGGATGTAGTGGTCCGTCTGATGTTTGGTAGTGAAGCGGTAACGGTACAGATCGTCGATCAAGGGATCGGGTTTGATCCCGACACTGTGAGAAAAGGAATGGGTTTCGTGAATATAAAGGAACGTGTACAGGAAATGGGCGGTACGGTAACGATTGTGTCTGCGCGGCATCAAGGCACGACCGTGAATATAAGCATACCGCTAGTACAAGGGGACAACGTATGA
- a CDS encoding helix-turn-helix domain-containing protein: MANFQERLKALKNESSTSYQELAEYLGISLRAVQHYASGARTPDLEGLIKIADFYEVSLDYLVGRSNERERS; encoded by the coding sequence ATGGCTAATTTTCAAGAACGCTTAAAAGCCTTAAAAAACGAATCATCGACAAGTTATCAAGAGTTAGCAGAATACCTGGGGATTAGTTTAAGAGCTGTGCAACATTACGCAAGTGGCGCACGCACTCCTGATTTAGAGGGTTTAATTAAAATTGCAGATTTTTATGAGGTATCGCTGGATTATTTAGTAGGGAGAAGTAATGAGAGGGAGAGAAGCTAA
- a CDS encoding triple tyrosine motif-containing protein — MKKICSLLVIFLLFLFLAPQSLAFSDITPPKLHTVGIEKSKMQAGERNAVIMKITDDISGVETVIAHVRSISGKQQESSIAKYQENDNWRAEFEVSEYAETGEWYVDAISVEDKAGNQKFYRSGIDFNVRFNVENVYSDVTPPTLHTTVIERSEMQAGERNAVKMKITDDISGVKTVIAHVRSISGKQQESSIAKYQENDNWRAEFEVSEYAEMGEWYVEAISVEDKAGNQKFYRNGIDFNVRFNVENVHSDVTPPTLHTTDIERSEMQAGERNAVKMKITDDISGVETVIAHVRSISGKQQESSIAKYQENDNWRAEFEVSEYAEMGEWYVEAISVEDKAGNQKFYRSGIDFNVNFTVGKPTVRSVLLLNKHINSFTNNNTINFEAISEGSRNAEYRFLIRDKDGRLQTLKDYSSESIANWTPVIPGEYELIVHGKDKNATGEGLFHEARDSFRFTINREIVNSVSLDSNQKEAVRVGSSIRFTASSTGSLNSEYRYMLRDQKGKVTTLSDYKSNPTLNWVPDTPGEYELIVHAKDRFGQKTGTFNDARDSLKIKVVEHETVTGVDLDSNHTSDMPVGSKVTFNASSSGSHNAEYRFIVREQSGKLTTLQEYSNNNKISWSPDKSGQYEIVVHAKDKYSTGHSTFHEARASMKVSFTDKETVSEVSILGDLKDIQRIGTNVNFEAKSKGSRNAEYRFIVRDRTGKLTTIQEYSNKSTVIWSPSEPGRYEVIVHAKDKFSSGTGTFHEARSSVIYNFVEKETVKSVVLSGNKDKNQQVGTEVIFTAEASGSSQTEYRFIVRDQTGKLTTIQEYSENKTITWTPVKQGRYEVIVHAKDRLSTGPGLFNEARASVEYIFTESVYTKDSVKIEEQDIKEEDEAISDDPINESVEEVIEEDAPLLEEVESNVDEDEEIKLIDEGKVEEDFNGNNELNEN; from the coding sequence ATGAAGAAAATTTGTTCATTATTGGTTATTTTTTTATTATTTTTATTTTTGGCTCCGCAATCACTAGCTTTTAGTGATATAACACCACCTAAACTTCATACAGTTGGTATCGAAAAAAGCAAAATGCAAGCAGGAGAGCGAAACGCTGTCATAATGAAAATAACTGACGACATTTCTGGAGTGGAAACAGTAATTGCACATGTAAGAAGTATTTCAGGAAAACAGCAAGAAAGTTCTATAGCTAAATACCAAGAGAATGATAATTGGAGAGCAGAGTTTGAGGTTAGTGAATATGCTGAAACGGGAGAATGGTATGTAGATGCAATTTCCGTTGAAGATAAAGCAGGAAATCAAAAATTTTATCGTAGTGGAATAGACTTTAATGTGAGATTTAACGTAGAAAATGTTTATTCAGATGTAACGCCACCAACACTACATACAACTGTGATTGAAAGAAGCGAAATGCAAGCAGGAGAGCGAAACGCTGTCAAAATGAAAATAACTGACGACATTTCTGGAGTGAAAACAGTAATTGCACATGTAAGGAGTATTTCAGGAAAACAGCAAGAAAGTTCTATAGCTAAATACCAAGAGAATGATAATTGGAGAGCAGAGTTTGAGGTTAGTGAATACGCTGAAATGGGAGAATGGTATGTAGAAGCGATTTCCGTTGAAGATAAAGCAGGAAACCAGAAATTTTATCGTAATGGAATAGACTTTAATGTGAGATTTAACGTAGAAAATGTTCATTCAGATGTAACGCCACCAACACTACATACAACTGATATTGAAAGAAGCGAGATGCAAGCAGGAGAGCGAAACGCTGTCAAAATGAAAATAACTGACGACATTTCTGGAGTGGAAACAGTAATTGCACATGTAAGGAGTATTTCAGGAAAACAGCAAGAAAGTTCTATAGCTAAATACCAAGAAAATGATAATTGGAGAGCAGAGTTTGAGGTTAGTGAATACGCTGAAATGGGAGAATGGTATGTAGAAGCGATTTCCGTTGAAGATAAAGCAGGAAACCAAAAATTTTATCGTAGTGGAATAGATTTTAATGTCAATTTTACAGTAGGTAAACCTACTGTTAGAAGTGTACTTTTATTAAATAAACACATTAATTCATTTACGAATAATAATACTATTAATTTTGAAGCAATATCTGAAGGTAGCAGAAACGCCGAGTATCGTTTCTTAATTAGAGATAAAGATGGTAGGTTACAAACTCTAAAAGATTACAGTTCGGAATCAATCGCTAATTGGACGCCTGTTATTCCAGGTGAATACGAGCTTATTGTACATGGAAAAGATAAGAATGCAACTGGAGAAGGTTTATTCCATGAAGCAAGGGATTCTTTCAGATTTACAATTAATAGAGAAATAGTTAATTCTGTTTCCCTCGATAGTAATCAAAAAGAGGCTGTTAGAGTGGGTTCATCTATAAGGTTTACTGCTTCGTCCACTGGAAGTTTGAATTCTGAATATAGATATATGCTACGTGATCAGAAGGGGAAAGTGACTACTTTATCGGATTACAAAAGTAATCCAACTTTGAATTGGGTGCCAGATACCCCTGGTGAATATGAACTTATTGTTCATGCTAAAGATCGATTTGGACAAAAAACAGGAACATTTAATGATGCTCGTGATTCTCTTAAAATTAAAGTTGTTGAACATGAAACAGTAACAGGAGTAGACCTCGATAGTAATCATACTAGTGATATGCCAGTCGGGAGTAAAGTTACTTTTAATGCAAGTTCTTCAGGAAGCCACAATGCAGAATATCGTTTTATTGTTCGTGAACAGTCTGGAAAGCTAACTACTTTACAAGAGTATAGTAACAACAATAAAATCTCTTGGTCGCCAGACAAGTCTGGGCAATATGAAATTGTAGTGCATGCCAAAGATAAATATTCAACTGGTCATAGTACATTCCATGAAGCTAGAGCTTCTATGAAAGTGAGTTTTACTGATAAAGAAACGGTTAGTGAAGTTAGTATTCTGGGTGACCTTAAAGATATACAAAGAATCGGAACCAACGTTAATTTTGAAGCAAAATCAAAAGGAAGTCGTAATGCAGAATATCGCTTCATTGTAAGGGATCGAACTGGTAAATTAACAACAATTCAAGAATACAGTAATAAAAGTACAGTGATTTGGAGTCCGAGTGAGCCAGGTCGTTATGAAGTAATTGTTCATGCTAAAGACAAGTTCTCAAGTGGGACAGGTACATTTCATGAAGCAAGATCTTCAGTAATCTATAATTTTGTTGAAAAAGAAACTGTAAAAAGTGTCGTTTTAAGTGGTAATAAGGATAAGAATCAACAAGTAGGTACAGAAGTAATTTTTACTGCTGAAGCATCAGGGAGTAGCCAAACTGAATATCGCTTTATCGTGCGTGATCAAACTGGTAAGTTAACAACAATTCAAGAATACAGTGAGAACAAAACTATTACTTGGACGCCGGTAAAACAGGGGAGATATGAAGTTATCGTCCATGCGAAAGATAGACTTTCTACTGGACCAGGGTTATTTAATGAAGCTAGAGCATCAGTGGAATATATCTTTACAGAAAGTGTTTACACGAAAGACTCAGTGAAGATTGAAGAACAAGACATTAAAGAAGAGGATGAGGCAATTTCTGACGATCCAATCAATGAAAGTGTAGAAGAAGTTATTGAAGAAGATGCACCTTTATTAGAGGAAGTTGAATCCAATGTGGATGAAGATGAAGAAATAAAGCTAATTGATGAGGGCAAGGTAGAAGAGGATTTTAACGGTAATAATGAATTGAATGAAAATTAA